Genomic segment of Polycladomyces abyssicola:
TGCCGTAATTGGAGAAGTCAGCCTTGTGATCGTTATTATCTGTCGCCGCTACGGCGAGTACTTGATTGTAGTAAGCCGGATAAGTGGGGGCGGAAGTTCCGTCATTGCCTGCGGCAGCCACCACCACCGCCCCTTTGTTCCAAGCGTAATCTATGGCGTCCTTCAGGGTTTGAGCGCTTTGGGAAGAACCCAAACTTAGATTGATGACTTTGGCACCGTGATCGGCTGCGTCAACAATCCCGCTGGCCACTTTGTCCAACGTACCTTCCCCATTTTCATCCAACACACGGACAGCATAAATCTTCGCTTTGGGCGCCATGCCCGCAATCCCCTGTTCATTGTTGGTGACGGCGGCAGCCACCCCGGCCACGTGCGTGCCGTGTCCGTTGAGATCCATCGGATCGTTATCATTGTCCACATAATCGTGTCCATTGATCACTTTGCTGGCCAGATCCGGATGGGTATTGTCCACCCCCGTATCGATGACGGCAATTTCCACGTTGTCCGCGCTCTGACCGAGATCCCACGCGGTAGGGGCTTGTACCTTCTTAAGGGACCATTGATCACTGAAATACGTGTCGTTCGGAGTCATCATTGCGTGGAACACGATATTGGGCTCAGCATATTCGACGAGTGGATTGTTTCGATAGGCATCAAGAACCTTTTCAATCGACTGACCATTCAGTTTGACTACGTCAAAATCGAGTACATTGTTATGGAACAATAACCGGGTGGCCATTTCGGTATGTATGAGAGATCGGGTGGCCTGGGAGATCCCCGGTTTGAATTTGACGATGATCTCTTGACTGGAGGAATCCGTCTGTGCATCCGTGGGAGTGGAAGACAGGGACAGTGCATGCACGCTGGAAGTTCCAGCGAAAACGAAACTAACAGCCAATAGAATAGTGATGATGGCATACGATATCCTTTTCAATGGAAAACCCTCCTTGATTCTGGGTACATCAATATTCTATCACTTTCTGCAAATTCCTCCCCTTTTCAAAGAAATCGTCATAAAATACTCCATTATTTCCTCTAAACATCGGAATATAAGTAAAAAATTTACTAAATTCCTGTTAGAAAACGGGGAAAATGGAGGCACCAAACTTCGGCAAGAAAAACAGAACCGAAAGGGAACAAAAATGACTGATCTCGACGATACCACAGGGGATAAACTGCTGCTCGGTGAGCCATATTAACCATAAAATAGGCACGATTTACCGAAAGGGAGAAAAACGATGAGGGTGCGTCCGTGGTCTCGAAAAAAGAAAAGGCGATCGGAAAAGGGACGGACGAACCGGGAAGCGTCGCGTCATGACGGTACCATTCTTTCCACGGATTTGGAGGAAAATCTGGACTTCTTCCGCTCCATTTATGCCGACAGCTTCGATGTGATCATTCGTCCGTTTCTCATCGGAGGAAAAAGAAACGCCGCAATCGTTTACATTGAGGGCTTGAGCAACATCGAGGAGATCAATGAGCACGTTTTGGAACCCTTGATGAGAGAGCATGTGGTGGAGTCGGATTCCCTTTTCACATCCCTAAAAAACAAAATCATTCCGGTCATCGACGTGGGTGAGGCTCTTACGCGCGACGAATGCGTCGAACATCTGTCGACAGGGCAACCGGTATTGTTAATCGACAGGGAAGCGCGGGCTTTGTATTTCGGTCTGCAAAAATGGGACAAACGTGCAGTCGCTGAACCGGAGGCCGAAACGATCATTCGGGGACCCCGGGAAGGGTTCACCGAAGCGTTGACAGTTAATACGGCGATGATCCGCCGAAGAATTCGGAACCCAGGCCTGAAGATGAAATCACTGAGTCTCGGGCGTCACACCCGTACGAAGGTGGTCGTCACCTACATCCAAGAGATCACCGACTCCACCTTGGTAGAAGAAGTCATCAACCGGCTACGGCGCATCGATATCGACGGGGTGCTGGAGAGCGGGTATCTCGAAGAATTTATCGAAGACAATCCCTACTCTCCCTTTCCCCAAGTGATCAATACGGAGCGTGTGGACATTGTGGCTGCCAATTTGCTGGAGGGGCGGGTGGCCATTTTGATGGAAGGCACCCCTTTTGCGTTGGTGGTGCCGGCGACATTGGCCTCGCTGATGCAATCGCCTGAGGATTATTACCAACGTTTCATCATCGGTACCGCCATTCGTTGGTTGCGGTATTTCTTTATCGGAATTTCCCTCCTTCTCCCTTCCCTGTATGTGGCGGTAATCAGTTTTCATCAGGAATTGATCCCCACTTCGCTGTTGGTCACCATCGCGTCGTCAAGAGACCGAGTGCCTTTCCCTGCGTTGGTGGAAGCATTGTTGATGGAGATTATGTTTGAAATTCTGCGTGAAGCGGGTGTCCGGTTGCCCAAACAGGTGGGGGCGGCAGTCAGCATCGTCGGAGCGCTGGTGATCGGGCAGGCGGCGGTTGGGGCCGGTTTGGTCTCCACTCCGATGGTAATGGTGGTGGCCATCACGGGAATCGCCTCTTTTGCGACCCCGCGCTACACCACCGCAATCGCCTTTCGAATGCTGCGCTTTCCGATCATATTTCTGGCGGGGACGATGGGGCTGGTCGGGGTCATTCTCGGAATCATTGTCATTGTCGTTCACTTGTGCACGTTGCGCTCCTTTGGTGTCCCCTATCTGGCACCGATCGTCACCACTCAGTTTGTGGAATTCAAAGACGTGATCATCCGGGCGCCAATGTGGAAAATGGACCGCCGTCCTCATTTCACGGGAAAGTATAATGCCCACCGAATGGGCCCCGATCTCAAGCCTGACCCTTCCAAGGGAGATGAGAAATAAGAAATGGATTCGGATTTCAGATGTTGGCCCTGAGGAGAATGAGCCATGAACAACCGCTTGTACGAAAAAGGCAAAATATCCGCTTTTCAAATGGGTGTATTGATGTATGCGGCCGTAGTGGCGACGGAACTCTTGTTCGTGCCCACCGCCACGAGCAAATACGCCCAGCAGGACATGTGGCTTTCACCGATTTGGGCTTCCGTGATCGGGTTTTTCACCGTGTTCGTGACGGTGGCATTAAACCGTCTGTATCCAGGATGCACCGTG
This window contains:
- a CDS encoding spore germination protein, with translation MRVRPWSRKKKRRSEKGRTNREASRHDGTILSTDLEENLDFFRSIYADSFDVIIRPFLIGGKRNAAIVYIEGLSNIEEINEHVLEPLMREHVVESDSLFTSLKNKIIPVIDVGEALTRDECVEHLSTGQPVLLIDREARALYFGLQKWDKRAVAEPEAETIIRGPREGFTEALTVNTAMIRRRIRNPGLKMKSLSLGRHTRTKVVVTYIQEITDSTLVEEVINRLRRIDIDGVLESGYLEEFIEDNPYSPFPQVINTERVDIVAANLLEGRVAILMEGTPFALVVPATLASLMQSPEDYYQRFIIGTAIRWLRYFFIGISLLLPSLYVAVISFHQELIPTSLLVTIASSRDRVPFPALVEALLMEIMFEILREAGVRLPKQVGAAVSIVGALVIGQAAVGAGLVSTPMVMVVAITGIASFATPRYTTAIAFRMLRFPIIFLAGTMGLVGVILGIIVIVVHLCTLRSFGVPYLAPIVTTQFVEFKDVIIRAPMWKMDRRPHFTGKYNAHRMGPDLKPDPSKGDEK
- a CDS encoding S8 family peptidase — translated: MSYAIITILLAVSFVFAGTSSVHALSLSSTPTDAQTDSSSQEIIVKFKPGISQATRSLIHTEMATRLLFHNNVLDFDVVKLNGQSIEKVLDAYRNNPLVEYAEPNIVFHAMMTPNDTYFSDQWSLKKVQAPTAWDLGQSADNVEIAVIDTGVDNTHPDLASKVINGHDYVDNDNDPMDLNGHGTHVAGVAAAVTNNEQGIAGMAPKAKIYAVRVLDENGEGTLDKVASGIVDAADHGAKVINLSLGSSQSAQTLKDAIDYAWNKGAVVVAAAGNDGTSAPTYPAYYNQVLAVAATDNNDHKADFSNYGKWVDVAAPGVDITSTYVGGGYKTMSGTSMAAPHVSGLAALLAAKGLDNTQILGAIQSTAEDVTGTGSNWEYGRINALNAMQK